A part of Synechococcus sp. KORDI-49 genomic DNA contains:
- a CDS encoding Crp/Fnr family transcriptional regulator, translating to MHALDTMLALASKGEVITLKAGEVLFSTGDTGSTMYGLLEGCVRLTWIGESGTQGHEDIPTGHVFGAGALVMRDHQRLGTATATSDCRLIEMNREKFLFAVQEAPMFAVELLASIDERLRDIKLADN from the coding sequence ATGCACGCCCTCGACACCATGCTTGCGCTCGCCAGCAAAGGCGAGGTGATCACCCTCAAGGCCGGTGAGGTGTTGTTCTCCACTGGAGACACAGGATCCACCATGTATGGCCTGTTGGAGGGATGCGTCCGTCTCACCTGGATCGGCGAAAGCGGCACCCAGGGCCATGAAGACATTCCCACCGGTCACGTGTTCGGCGCGGGTGCGCTGGTGATGAGGGATCACCAGCGTCTGGGTACGGCGACCGCGACCTCTGATTGCCGCCTCATCGAAATGAACCGTGAGAAGTTCCTGTTCGCGGTTCAGGAGGCTCCGATGTTTGCCGTCGAACTGCTGGCGTCCATCGATGAGCGTCTGCGCGACATCAAGCTGGCCGACAACTGA
- a CDS encoding MFS transporter: MGRIRLALRLGLFQLSLGILGVLILGLLNRLLIQDIQLPAVLAALAVGGQQLMGFTRAWFGHRSDRIPPSRLRRTPFIVISSLAIALLFGVACQLVLRLATSMESSGGDLDALLIGLLILVFVAIGTAIAAGGTAFSALIADRTTEAERPRVLSVVWGMRLLGVLLGSVLVNQVFGSACAADASRTAVLAGLQRLSVVTPFVLLGLGVASVFGVERRTTDLFAPVGSAPPDVPQRLALPQLLLKLRSIPQAGRFLGVLCLFTFSMFLNDAVLEPYGAAVFGMSVCATTSLNVLIALGFFGGLGLSGFWLIERVGNIRTARVGAVLAALALMLMLWAGADQSIPLLRAAVGLFGLSLGVCMNACLTLMFSFVEPGRTGFLLGIWGAGYAYSCGLATISGGGLLTLFQAWNGGDLFGAYGGVFALQMVCFLGAALMTRRLDVVGFREKVKTRFCEVMEMAVD; this comes from the coding sequence GTGGGTCGAATCCGTCTCGCTCTCCGTCTGGGGTTGTTCCAGCTCAGTCTTGGCATCCTCGGGGTCCTGATTCTGGGACTGCTGAACCGTCTGTTGATTCAAGACATCCAGCTGCCGGCGGTGCTGGCGGCGTTGGCCGTCGGTGGTCAGCAGCTGATGGGGTTCACCCGCGCCTGGTTCGGCCACCGCTCCGATCGCATCCCCCCAAGCCGGCTGCGTCGCACACCCTTCATCGTGATCAGCTCGTTGGCGATTGCTCTGTTGTTCGGAGTGGCCTGCCAGCTTGTGCTGCGGTTGGCGACCAGCATGGAGAGCTCCGGCGGTGATCTCGATGCGCTGCTGATTGGCCTGTTGATCCTTGTCTTCGTGGCGATTGGCACGGCGATCGCCGCTGGTGGAACAGCGTTTTCGGCCTTGATCGCTGATCGCACCACAGAAGCCGAGCGGCCGCGGGTGCTGTCGGTGGTGTGGGGGATGCGTCTGCTGGGGGTGTTGCTGGGCAGTGTTCTGGTGAATCAGGTGTTCGGCAGTGCCTGCGCGGCCGATGCCAGCCGCACCGCAGTTCTGGCCGGGCTGCAGCGTCTGTCGGTGGTGACGCCCTTCGTGCTGCTGGGGCTAGGGGTGGCGTCGGTGTTCGGCGTGGAACGCCGCACCACAGACTTGTTCGCGCCTGTGGGGTCGGCCCCCCCCGATGTTCCCCAGCGGTTGGCCTTACCCCAATTGCTCTTGAAACTGCGGTCCATCCCTCAGGCCGGTCGTTTCCTTGGGGTGCTGTGCCTGTTCACCTTCAGCATGTTCCTCAACGATGCGGTGTTGGAGCCCTACGGCGCTGCCGTCTTTGGCATGAGTGTCTGTGCCACCACATCGCTGAATGTGTTGATCGCCCTGGGTTTCTTTGGTGGCTTGGGGCTCAGTGGCTTCTGGTTGATTGAGCGCGTCGGCAACATCCGCACGGCCCGTGTGGGGGCGGTGCTGGCAGCACTGGCCTTGATGCTGATGCTGTGGGCCGGGGCTGATCAGTCGATCCCCCTGTTGCGGGCTGCCGTTGGCTTGTTTGGTTTGTCGCTTGGGGTGTGCATGAATGCCTGCCTCACCCTGATGTTCAGTTTTGTGGAACCCGGGCGCACGGGCTTCCTCCTGGGCATCTGGGGAGCGGGCTATGCCTATTCCTGCGGTCTGGCCACGATCAGTGGAGGCGGCCTGCTCACCTTGTTCCAAGCCTGGAATGGCGGGGATCTTTTTGGAGCCTATGGCGGGGTGTTTGCCCTGCAGATGGTCTGTTTCCTTGGCGCTGCGTTGATGACGCGCCGTTTGGATGTGGTGGGCTTTCGCGAAAAGGTGAAAACTCGATTCTGCGAAGTGATGGAGATGGCGGTGGATTGA
- a CDS encoding deoxyribodipyrimidine photo-lyase: MPPLQIVWFKRDLRIDDHRPLLAAAERGPVLPLYIVEPELWQQPDASERQWLFCREALLELRRALADLGQPLVVRTGDVVQVLERARRQFGIDGLWSHEETGNGWTYQRDKRVGLWVRQNGIEWIEIPQFGVTRRMRTRNGWAKRWEAQMTEPLTSPPAGLPVLEGMDPGVIPERPCPELPLDHCPQRQTGGRSIGLGELRDFLQHRAPRYQRAMSSPNTAFTGCSRLSAYLTWGCLSMREVLQTSRKHSGRGVSSFESRLHWHCHFIQKLEDQPTIEFSDFHPFMRGIRHADSDRLTAWSEGRTGVPFVDACMRALRAHGWINFRMRAMLMSFASYHLWLPWQESGMHLARQFVDYEPGIHWSQCQMQSGSTSINTIRIYNPIKQGRDHDANGVFIRRWCPELADVPSDHIHEPWTFLAGHPAPIVDCTAAAREAKERIWTIRRSAGFDRHADDIQSRHGSRKAGLKPTMSAQRAHRRRRRLPDDASMQQLTLEL; the protein is encoded by the coding sequence ATGCCACCGCTGCAGATCGTCTGGTTCAAGCGTGATCTGCGCATCGATGATCACCGGCCCTTGCTGGCTGCTGCGGAGCGGGGTCCGGTGCTTCCGCTCTACATCGTCGAGCCGGAGCTTTGGCAGCAGCCCGATGCCTCCGAACGCCAGTGGCTCTTTTGCAGGGAGGCGCTGCTGGAGTTGCGCCGTGCCCTCGCCGATCTGGGGCAGCCGTTGGTGGTGCGCACAGGCGATGTGGTGCAGGTGCTGGAGCGGGCTCGGCGACAGTTCGGTATCGATGGCCTCTGGAGCCATGAGGAAACAGGCAACGGCTGGACCTATCAGCGCGACAAACGGGTGGGGCTGTGGGTCCGACAGAACGGAATTGAGTGGATCGAAATTCCCCAGTTCGGGGTGACGCGCCGGATGCGCACCCGCAATGGCTGGGCCAAGCGCTGGGAGGCTCAGATGACGGAGCCCTTGACGTCTCCGCCTGCAGGGCTCCCCGTCTTGGAGGGGATGGATCCCGGGGTGATCCCGGAGCGGCCCTGCCCTGAGCTGCCGCTTGATCACTGTCCGCAGCGGCAGACCGGTGGGCGCTCGATCGGCCTGGGGGAGTTGCGCGATTTTCTGCAACACCGTGCACCGCGCTATCAACGGGCCATGTCGAGCCCCAATACGGCGTTCACCGGCTGTTCACGTCTGTCGGCCTATCTCACCTGGGGATGCCTGTCGATGCGGGAGGTCCTGCAGACCAGCCGCAAGCACAGTGGTCGCGGTGTCAGCAGCTTTGAATCGCGGCTCCACTGGCACTGCCATTTCATTCAGAAGCTGGAGGATCAGCCGACGATTGAATTCAGCGACTTCCACCCCTTCATGCGTGGCATTCGCCATGCCGACAGCGATCGACTGACGGCCTGGAGCGAAGGCCGCACCGGCGTACCGTTCGTGGATGCCTGCATGCGGGCGCTCCGGGCCCATGGCTGGATCAACTTCCGCATGCGGGCCATGTTGATGTCTTTCGCCAGCTACCACCTCTGGCTCCCCTGGCAGGAGAGCGGCATGCATCTGGCCCGTCAGTTCGTCGACTACGAACCCGGCATTCACTGGAGTCAGTGCCAGATGCAATCAGGAAGCACCTCGATCAACACGATCCGCATCTACAACCCGATCAAGCAGGGGCGGGACCATGACGCCAATGGTGTGTTCATCAGGCGGTGGTGCCCGGAACTCGCTGATGTCCCGAGCGACCATATTCATGAGCCATGGACATTCCTGGCAGGCCATCCTGCGCCAATCGTGGATTGCACGGCGGCAGCTCGTGAGGCAAAAGAGCGGATCTGGACGATCCGTCGTTCTGCCGGCTTCGATCGGCACGCCGATGACATCCAAAGCAGACATGGATCCCGTAAGGCAGGCCTGAAACCGACGATGAGCGCCCAGAGAGCTCACCGCCGGCGACGGCGCCTCCCTGATGATGCGTCGATGCAGCAGCTGACTCTTGAGCTCTAA